One window of the Janthinobacterium sp. PAMC25594 genome contains the following:
- a CDS encoding 2-isopropylmalate synthase has translation MNTSNRLIIFDTTLRDGEQSPGASMTREEKLRIARQLERMKFDVIEAGFAAASQGDFESIRAIAGAVRESTICSLSRANDRDIARAAEALAPAERKRIHTFIATSPLHMQMKLRMTPEQVLTQAQNAVRYARQFTDDIEFSPEDGSRSDEDFLCRVLEAVIAEGATTINFPDTVGYAVPEIFGNTIKRLRERIPNADKAIWSVHCHNDLGLAVANSLAGVMIGGARQIECTVNGLGERAGNTALEEVVMALRTRAAYYNLTVGIDTTQIVAASKMVSQITGFAVQPNKAVVGANAFAHASGIHQDGILKARETYEIMRAEDVGWTANKIVLGKLSGRNAFRQRLHELGIALESEAEVNAAFLRFKELADRKSEIFDEDIMALVSEEQQAQESEHYRFISLTQQSTTGAVPHARVEFLVGGVQRSCEGQGDGPVDATVNAIESAAASGAELVLFSVNAISTGTQSQGEVTMRLSRDGRIVNGVGADPDIIVASAKAYLSALNKLHSKDERIDPQP, from the coding sequence ATGAACACCAGCAACCGACTCATCATTTTTGACACCACCTTGCGCGACGGCGAGCAATCGCCGGGCGCTTCCATGACGCGCGAGGAAAAGCTGCGCATCGCCAGGCAGCTCGAACGCATGAAGTTCGATGTGATCGAAGCGGGATTCGCGGCCGCCTCGCAGGGCGACTTCGAGTCGATACGGGCGATTGCCGGCGCCGTGCGCGAATCGACCATCTGTTCGCTGTCGCGCGCCAACGACCGCGACATCGCCCGCGCCGCCGAAGCGCTGGCGCCCGCCGAGCGCAAGCGCATCCACACCTTCATTGCCACTTCACCGCTGCACATGCAGATGAAGCTGCGCATGACGCCTGAGCAAGTGCTGACGCAGGCGCAGAACGCCGTGCGCTACGCGCGCCAGTTCACGGACGATATCGAATTCAGCCCCGAAGACGGCAGCCGTTCCGACGAGGATTTTTTGTGCCGCGTGCTCGAAGCCGTGATCGCCGAGGGCGCCACCACCATCAATTTCCCCGACACGGTGGGTTACGCCGTGCCCGAGATCTTCGGCAATACCATCAAGCGTTTGCGCGAACGCATACCGAATGCCGATAAAGCCATCTGGTCCGTCCATTGTCATAACGACCTGGGCCTGGCTGTGGCCAATTCGCTGGCCGGCGTCATGATCGGTGGCGCGCGGCAGATCGAGTGTACCGTCAATGGCCTCGGCGAGCGGGCCGGCAACACGGCGCTGGAAGAAGTGGTGATGGCGCTGCGCACGCGCGCCGCCTATTACAACTTGACGGTGGGCATCGATACGACGCAAATCGTGGCGGCCTCGAAAATGGTGTCGCAGATCACGGGCTTTGCCGTGCAGCCGAACAAGGCAGTGGTGGGCGCGAACGCCTTTGCGCACGCGTCCGGCATCCACCAGGACGGCATTTTAAAGGCGCGCGAGACGTATGAAATCATGCGCGCCGAAGACGTGGGCTGGACGGCCAACAAGATCGTCCTGGGTAAACTGTCGGGCCGCAACGCCTTCAGGCAGCGGTTGCACGAGCTGGGCATCGCGCTCGAATCGGAGGCGGAAGTCAACGCGGCCTTCCTGCGCTTCAAGGAACTGGCCGACCGCAAATCCGAGATTTTCGACGAAGACATCATGGCCCTCGTCAGCGAGGAACAGCAAGCGCAGGAGAGTGAGCACTACCGTTTCATTTCCCTGACACAGCAGTCGACGACGGGCGCCGTGCCGCATGCGCGCGTGGAGTTTCTTGTCGGCGGCGTGCAGCGCAGCTGCGAAGGGCAGGGCGACGGCCCCGTCGACGCGACCGTCAACGCCATCGAAAGCGCGGCCGCCAGCGGCGCGGAGCTGGTCTTGTTCTCCGTCAATGCCATCAGCACGGGCACGCAGTCGCAGGGTGAAGTGACGATGCGATTGTCGCGCGACGGGCGCATCGTCAACGGCGTGGGCGCCGACCCCGACATCATCGTCGCCTCGGCCAAGGCGTATTTGTCGGCGCTCAACAAACTGCATTCCAAGGATGAACGGATCGACCCGCAACCTTAG